Part of the Bacteroidota bacterium genome is shown below.
CTGCTGATTGTAGAGGGGATACACCTGGAGGTACCCAAGGGCTATATCTACTTTGCCATGGCCTTCAGCCTCTTTGTAGAGGTGCTGAACCTGAACGTGCGCCGCCGGAACCAATACCGGGATGGGCAGCTCGCGGCTAGCCCCCCCTTGCCCCGCTGAGAGAGGGCGGGGAGCATCCCTAACGGATGGAAGGTCGGCTTGGTTGGCCAGGCTGAACACCCTGT
Proteins encoded:
- a CDS encoding TerC family protein; the encoded protein is LLIVEGIHLEVPKGYIYFAMAFSLFVEVLNLNVRRRNQYRDGQLAASPPLPR